From Mauremys reevesii isolate NIE-2019 linkage group 10, ASM1616193v1, whole genome shotgun sequence, the proteins below share one genomic window:
- the BNC1 gene encoding zinc finger protein basonuclin-1 isoform X4, translating to MLYGTQAIPVRLKILLDRLFSVLKQEEVIQILHALDWTLQDYIRGYVLQDASGKVLDHWSIMTNEEELATLQQFLRFGETKSIVELMAIQEKEGQSIIIPTTTTNLDIRAFIESCNQRSPSLSSSMDKMSPANVHHFENIVNNMAFMLPFQFFSPVPPPLIGSPPERHLLEQGQDRSNETKQDVQIPFSESSFLISSSTSFQVENERSINSPDATTKTEDDAPLSDSSSHNTITKLERTELSPENKIISIEKNGIGPRKGRVFCTACEKTFYDKGTLKIHYNAVHLKIKHKCTIEGCNMVFSSLRSRNRHSANPNPRLHMPMNRNNRDKDLRNGLTIAGPEETKRMDFTILTPGSRPITSYVSHCTDSKVQSSFPSIGQNGVLFPNLKTVQPVLPFYRSPVTPAELANTPGILPSLPLISSSIPEQLVAKGLPFDALPKKKSRKSSMPIKIEKEAVETANENSNLASSEDDTPLQVVSDGELETCEHRIEKQMSDRVEKHPISGNSWKSLSGVEGPKYFDSVIEPNNKYIKETSENELDHSKREVTPEENQALKIASHEMMSEDPEQHHSDVIKPVTTSSLYIKEQSKHRIPNNDCTELHHHLLTGGLFSALSNRGAAIPCLEDSKDMDHISQHTLGIQKAESRFHCDICKKTFKNPYSVKMHYKNVHLKEMHICTVEGCNAAFPSRRSRDRHSSNLNLHHKLLTKDTLEFKDNYFNATYLLKDMAKEVCQDVSLKQHVGQTSVIFKGMNRTGSLVFPLSKIREPCSENYGYDPMNDGAVLDLSTTSSIKSESSAHSSWDSDGGSEECIMPLDDSDESCEGPSLIPNEELYPDCSVIEKANQSFTNLPSSLPITCHICQKNYSNKGTFRAHYKTVHLRQLHKCKVPGCNTMFSSVRSRNRHSQNPNLHRSLTRSPNSLQ from the exons ATGCTGTATGGAACCCAAGCCATTCCTGTCCGCCTTAAAATCCTGCTAGATCGTCTTTTCAGTGTCCTGAAGCAAGAAGAGGTAATACAGATTCTCCATGCACTGGATTGGACACTGCAGGATTATATACGTGGATATGTGCTACAG GATGCTTCAGGAAAGGTGCTGGATCACTGGAGCATAATGACCAATGAAGAAGAACTGGCTACTTTGCAGCAGTTTCTTCGCTTTGGAGAAACTAAATCCATTGTAGAGCTAATGGCAATTCAAGAGAAAGAAGGGCAGTCAATTATAATACCTACAACGACGACTAATTTGGATATTAGGGCATTTATAGAAAGTTGCAATCAAAGAAGTCCTAGTCTTTCTTCTTCCATGGACAAAATGAGCCCTGCCAACGTTCATCACTTTGAGAACATTGTAAATAATATGGCTTTCATGCTGCCTTTTCAGTTTTTCAGTCCAGTGCCTCCACCTTTGATAGGTTCACCACCAGAAAGACATTTGCTTGAGCAAGGTCAAGACCGCAGCAATGAAACTAAACAAGATGTTCAGATACCATTTTCTGAAAGCAGCTTCTTAATTTCCAGTTCTACTTCATTTCAAGTTGAAAACGAGAGGAGCATAAACAGCCCAGATGCCACTACTAAAACAGAAGACGATGCCCCTTTAAGTGATTCTAGCTCACATAATACAATAACAAAGCTTGAAAGGACAGAGTTATCTccagaaaataaaattatatcTATTGAAAAAAATGGCATTGGGCCTAGAAAAGGACGAGTTTTCTGCACTGCCTGCGAAAAGACATTTTACGACAAAGGAACTCTGAAGATCCACTATAATGCTGTTCATCTGAAGATCAAACACAAATGCACAATTGAAGGCTGCAATATGGTGTTTAGTTCTTTGCGAAGTCGAAATCGTCATAGTGCAAACCCCAACCCAAGACTCCATATGCCAATGAACAGAAACAACAGAGATAAAGACCTGAGGAATGGTTTGACTATCGCTGGACCTGAAGAAACTAAAAGGATGGACTTTACCATTTTAACCCCAGGTAGCAGACCTATTACCAGCTATGTCAGCCATTGCACAGATTCAAAGGTGCAATCCAGTTTTCCCAGTATTGGACAGAACGGTGTTCTCTTTCCAAACTTAAAGACAGTTCAGCCAGTTCTTCCTTTTTATCGCAGTCCAGTCACGCCAGCTGAGCTTGCTAATACCCCAGGCATACTCCCTTCTCTACCTCTCATTTCTTCATCAATACCTGAGCAGCTGGTTGCTAAAGGATTGCCGTTTGATGCACTACCCAAGAAAAAATCCCGTAAATCGAGCATGCCCATCAAAATAGAGAAAGAAGCTGTTGAGACAGCTAATGAAAACAGCAACCTTGCCAGCTCGGAAGATGATACACCTCTGCAGGTGGTAAGTGATGGAGAACTGGAGACCTGTGAGCATAGGATTGAAAAGCAGATGAGTGACAGGGTGGAAAAGCACCCCATTTCAGGTAATTCATGGAAATCTCTCTCTGGGGTAGAGggcccaaaatattttgattctgtCATTGAACCAAATAACAAATACATCAAGGAAACCTCTGAGAATGAATTGGATCACTCTAAGAGAGAGGTTACGCCAGAAGAAAACCAAGCATTAAAAATAGCTTCTCATGAAATGATGTCTGAAGATCCAGAACAACACCACAGTGATGTTATAAAACCAGTGACTACATCCTCTCTTTATATTAAAGAGCAGTCAAAGCACCGGATTCCTAATAATGATTGCACTGAATTGCACCACCACTTGCTAACCGGGGGCCTTTTCAGTGCTTTGTCAAACAGGGGTGCTGCTATTCCTTGTTTAGAAGACTCTAAAGATATGGATCATATCAGTCAACATACACTAGGGATTCAGAAGGCAGAAAGCCGCTTTCATTGTGACATCTGTAAGAAGACATTTAAAAACCCTTACAGTGTAAAAATGCATTATAAAAATGTACATCTGAAAGAAATGCATATTTGCACAGTTGAGGGTTgtaatgctgctttcccttctcgTAGAAGTCGAGACAG ACATAGTTCAAATTTAAATCTTCATCATAAGCTTCTGACCAAAGATACACTGGAATTCAAGGACAACTATTTCAATGCAACATACCTCTTGAAAGACATGGCTAAGGAGGTTTGTCAAGATGTGTCTTTAAAACAACATGTTGGACAGACTTCTGTAATCTtcaaaggaatgaacagaacaggcagctTGGTTTTTCCACTGAGCAAAATCAGAGAACCCTGTTCTGAGAATTATGGATATGATCCAATGAATGATGGTGCTGTTCTGGATTTGAGCACTACTTCCAGCATTAAGTCTGAGAGCAGTGCACACTCCTCTTGGGATTCTGATGGAGGAAGCGAAGAATGCATCATGCCTTTGGATGATAGCGATGAAAGTTGTGAAGGGCCAAGCTTAATACCCAATGAAGAGCTCTACCCGGACTGTAGTGTAATTGAGAAGGCTAATCAAAGCTTTACAAATTTACCTTCCAGTTTGCCAATAACTTGTCATATATGCCAAAAAAATTACAGTAATAAAGGAACCTTCAGGGCCCATTACAAAACTGTGCATCTCCGCCAGCTCCACAAATGTAAAGTCCCAGGTTGCAACACAATGTTTTCATCTGTCCGCAGTCGAAACAGGCATAGTCAGAATCCCAACTTGCACAGAAGTCTGACCAGATCACCAAATAGCCTCCAGTAA